One genomic segment of Mycolicibacterium gilvum includes these proteins:
- a CDS encoding CaiB/BaiF CoA transferase family protein, which translates to MPPVPEPPLAGYVVVDLSSGIAGGYCTKLLADGGAEVVKVEPPQGDPLRAWSASGAHIIDGTDGALFSYLACSKRSVVAEPGSDDDLVDELLAGADTVIWSRGPGIAQDAFTPGAIRDRHPHLTVTAITPFGLDGPWTDRAATEFTLQAWSGGIVGLGRGAPDRAPVYVGGQVGEYLAGAYASAATLASRLRGGGELIDLSMLETSVLGLTYYPVSYYEMLGRPWRDARRLTVPGIARAKDGLVDIGCGTAQQWFDLCAMTGHVEWIDEDSPLSITQQANEKAEELYAWVADQTVDEIRDLATAFRIPNAPVANGANVESLDHFAARESFIVNPRDGFTQPAAPYRISGATLRHPEPAPRLGEHTDLYRSRNRHHGSEAAAGATVSAVSRSDTLPFAGLRVVDMTTFWAGPSCTHLLAMLGADVIHVESTRHPDGTRLIAGIPVTEDQWWERSPIFSGLNTNKRGITLNLSSDTGRDLLKRLIATADVLVENFTPRVTESMGLTYDAVKAVKPDIVMVRMPGFGLDGPWRDNPAFAYVIEAAAGISWLTGYPDRNPFEPYSVGDPNAGVHALNAILLALEHRRRTGEGCMVEAAMVDAALNVAAEQVIEYSAYGAVLQRDGNRGPTAAPQNLYLSNEIDEFGRLDSWIAVAVTTDDQWSGLRDALGDPQWATDDELSTFAGRRAHHDLIDRHLAAWCAERTRDEIVEALWTRDVPVAKVLQPHRQTEIPQLAARGFFESVEHPVNPPTPHSTLPFRSSRGPDRVHTAPAPLLGEHNRDILAELGCSEDEIRRLEEDGVIGTAPAR; encoded by the coding sequence GTGCCGCCTGTGCCTGAACCACCCCTCGCCGGCTACGTCGTCGTCGACCTGTCCAGCGGCATCGCGGGCGGCTACTGCACCAAGCTGCTCGCCGACGGTGGTGCCGAGGTCGTGAAAGTGGAGCCGCCGCAGGGTGATCCGCTGCGCGCATGGTCGGCCTCGGGTGCGCACATCATCGACGGCACCGACGGTGCGTTGTTCTCCTATCTGGCGTGCTCGAAGCGCAGCGTGGTGGCCGAGCCGGGTTCCGACGACGACCTCGTCGACGAGCTGCTGGCCGGCGCCGACACGGTGATCTGGTCGAGAGGTCCCGGAATCGCGCAGGACGCCTTCACACCCGGCGCGATCCGGGACCGCCACCCGCATCTGACCGTCACCGCGATCACGCCGTTCGGCCTCGACGGCCCCTGGACCGACCGCGCCGCCACCGAATTCACGCTGCAGGCGTGGTCGGGCGGCATCGTCGGACTGGGCCGCGGCGCACCCGACCGGGCGCCGGTCTACGTCGGCGGGCAGGTCGGCGAGTATCTCGCCGGGGCCTACGCCAGTGCCGCGACCCTGGCGTCCCGGCTGCGCGGCGGCGGCGAGCTGATCGACCTGTCGATGCTGGAGACCTCGGTGCTGGGCCTCACCTACTACCCGGTGAGCTACTACGAGATGCTCGGCCGGCCGTGGCGTGACGCGCGCAGGCTGACGGTTCCCGGCATCGCCCGGGCCAAGGACGGGCTGGTCGACATCGGCTGCGGCACCGCCCAGCAGTGGTTCGACCTGTGCGCGATGACCGGTCACGTCGAGTGGATCGACGAGGATTCCCCGTTGTCGATCACGCAGCAGGCCAACGAGAAGGCCGAGGAGCTCTACGCCTGGGTGGCCGATCAGACCGTCGACGAGATCCGCGACCTGGCGACAGCGTTCCGGATTCCCAATGCACCGGTCGCCAACGGGGCGAACGTCGAGTCCCTCGATCACTTCGCCGCCCGGGAGTCCTTCATCGTCAACCCCCGCGACGGCTTCACCCAGCCCGCCGCTCCGTATCGGATATCGGGGGCCACGCTGCGCCACCCCGAACCGGCACCGCGGCTGGGCGAACACACCGACCTGTACCGCTCGCGAAACCGCCATCACGGTAGTGAAGCGGCCGCCGGCGCTACCGTGAGCGCAGTCTCGCGAAGCGACACCCTGCCGTTCGCGGGTCTTCGCGTCGTCGACATGACGACGTTCTGGGCCGGACCGAGCTGTACGCACCTGCTGGCCATGCTCGGCGCCGACGTCATCCACGTCGAATCCACCCGTCACCCCGACGGAACCAGGCTGATCGCGGGCATCCCCGTCACCGAGGACCAGTGGTGGGAGCGCTCGCCGATCTTCTCGGGGCTCAACACCAACAAGCGTGGTATCACGCTGAACCTGTCCAGCGACACCGGGCGAGATCTGCTCAAACGGTTGATCGCCACCGCCGATGTCCTCGTCGAGAACTTCACCCCGCGGGTGACCGAGAGCATGGGACTGACCTATGACGCGGTCAAGGCGGTCAAGCCCGACATTGTGATGGTGAGGATGCCGGGCTTCGGACTGGACGGTCCGTGGCGCGACAATCCGGCGTTCGCCTACGTCATCGAGGCGGCGGCCGGAATCAGCTGGCTCACCGGCTATCCCGATCGCAATCCGTTCGAGCCGTATTCGGTGGGCGATCCCAACGCGGGCGTACACGCACTCAACGCGATCCTGCTCGCGCTCGAGCACCGGCGTCGCACCGGCGAGGGCTGCATGGTCGAGGCGGCGATGGTGGATGCGGCGCTCAATGTCGCGGCCGAGCAGGTCATCGAATACTCCGCGTACGGCGCAGTGCTGCAACGCGACGGCAACCGCGGCCCCACCGCGGCGCCACAGAACCTGTACCTGTCCAACGAGATCGACGAGTTCGGACGCCTCGACAGCTGGATCGCCGTCGCGGTGACCACCGACGACCAGTGGTCGGGGCTGCGCGACGCCCTCGGCGACCCGCAGTGGGCGACCGACGACGAGCTGAGCACGTTCGCGGGGAGGCGCGCACATCACGACCTGATCGATCGTCACCTCGCCGCGTGGTGTGCCGAGCGGACCCGCGACGAGATCGTCGAGGCGCTGTGGACCCGTGACGTGCCGGTGGCCAAGGTGTTGCAGCCCCACCGGCAGACCGAGATCCCACAGCTGGCGGCGCGCGGTTTCTTCGAGTCGGTCGAGCATCCGGTGAACCCACCGACGCCCCACAGCACGCTGCCGTTCCGCAGCAGCCGGGGCCCGGACCGGGTGCACACCGCACCGGCGCCGCTGCTGGGAGAACACAACCGGGACATCCTTGCCGAGCTCGGATGCAGTGAGGACGAGATCCGTCGGCTCGAGGAAGACGGCGTCATCGGCACCGCTCCGGCGCGCTAG